From Variovorax sp. PMC12, the proteins below share one genomic window:
- a CDS encoding 3-hydroxybutyrate dehydrogenase, whose amino-acid sequence MLKGKTALVTGSTSGIGLAIAKSLAQQGANIVLNGFGDAEAPRSQIEALGVRAEYHGADMSKPAQIEDMMKFAASKFGRVDILVNNAGIQHVAKVEDFPAERWDAIIAINLTSAFHTTRLAIPAMREANWGRVINIASAHGLVASAQKSAYVAAKHGIVGLTKSVALETATTGVTVNAICPGWVLTALVQKQIDDRAAREGITPAQAQNELLGEKQPSLQFTTVEQLGGLAVFLCSPAADQVRGVAWAMDGGWTAQ is encoded by the coding sequence ATGCTCAAAGGCAAAACCGCGCTTGTCACGGGGTCCACAAGCGGCATCGGCCTGGCCATCGCCAAGTCGCTCGCGCAACAGGGCGCGAACATCGTGCTCAATGGTTTCGGCGACGCCGAGGCCCCAAGGTCTCAGATCGAGGCGCTGGGCGTTCGCGCCGAATACCACGGGGCCGACATGAGCAAGCCGGCGCAGATCGAGGACATGATGAAGTTCGCCGCGTCGAAGTTCGGCCGCGTCGACATCCTCGTGAACAACGCCGGCATCCAGCACGTGGCCAAGGTCGAGGACTTTCCCGCCGAACGCTGGGACGCCATCATCGCGATCAACCTCACCAGCGCCTTCCACACGACCCGGCTGGCGATTCCGGCGATGCGCGAGGCCAACTGGGGCCGCGTCATCAACATCGCCTCCGCCCACGGGCTCGTGGCCTCGGCGCAGAAGTCGGCCTACGTGGCGGCCAAGCACGGCATCGTCGGCCTGACCAAGTCGGTCGCGCTGGAAACCGCGACCACCGGCGTCACCGTCAATGCCATCTGCCCCGGCTGGGTGCTCACGGCGCTGGTGCAAAAGCAGATCGACGACCGCGCGGCGCGCGAAGGCATCACGCCCGCGCAGGCGCAGAACGAACTGCTGGGCGAAAAGCAGCCTTCGCTGCAGTTCACCACCGTCGAGCAACTCGGCGGCCTGGCCGTGTTCCTGTGCTCGCCGGCGGCCGACCAGGTCCGGGGCGTTGCCTGGGCCATGGACGGCGGCTGGACTGCCCAGTAA